In Bacillota bacterium, the following proteins share a genomic window:
- the alr gene encoding alanine racemase, which produces MPRMLNQLPARWVEVDLDAIIHNLKQVRSLLAPGVSLMAVVKADAYGHGAVEVARTVLSNGADRLAVTTLDEAIELREAGITAPILVFSPLLKEENEIAIDHDLAVTVGSAENVDDLAEAAEQRRKPVAVHLKVETGMGRTGAFPAEAIELGRRISSRPGLKLEGVYTHFAVATLKNKSYTEEQFRKLMQVINELEKQGVQIPLRHACNSAATLDLPHMHLNLVRVGTLLYGQYPSLYVQRKISLKDSWQLKARIVHLKEVPAGTSIGYGRTYRTTRPARIAVLPIGYVDGYTLDPILRPDSFIDLLKFLAKDVLHYLGFANRHLSAEVNGRRVPVVGKVAMQLCMLEFGLNEPVRVGDVVRLMARRTTISPRLPKLYVKDGRPYKLKYWRGEEYLLSSKTEAVDGLET; this is translated from the coding sequence ATGCCGCGTATGCTTAACCAGCTGCCGGCCCGATGGGTGGAAGTAGATCTCGATGCCATCATCCACAACCTCAAACAGGTCCGGAGTCTGCTGGCGCCTGGTGTTTCCTTGATGGCGGTGGTTAAGGCCGATGCTTACGGACATGGAGCGGTTGAGGTCGCTCGAACGGTGCTCTCCAATGGCGCCGACCGACTGGCCGTAACCACCCTGGATGAAGCCATCGAATTGAGGGAGGCAGGGATAACCGCGCCGATCCTGGTGTTTAGTCCACTGCTTAAAGAAGAAAACGAAATCGCGATTGACCATGACCTGGCAGTGACAGTCGGTTCAGCGGAAAATGTCGATGACCTGGCCGAGGCCGCTGAGCAGCGGCGAAAACCCGTGGCCGTCCATCTCAAGGTCGAAACCGGCATGGGGCGGACCGGTGCCTTCCCGGCGGAGGCCATTGAATTGGGGCGACGGATCTCCAGCCGGCCCGGACTTAAGCTGGAAGGGGTTTATACCCACTTTGCCGTGGCTACACTCAAAAATAAGTCATACACCGAAGAGCAATTTCGTAAACTTATGCAGGTCATAAACGAGCTGGAAAAACAAGGGGTTCAGATACCCCTGCGCCACGCTTGTAACAGTGCCGCTACGCTGGATCTTCCGCATATGCACCTGAATCTTGTCCGCGTCGGTACCCTCCTGTACGGGCAGTATCCTTCGCTTTACGTCCAGCGAAAAATCTCCTTGAAAGACTCCTGGCAACTGAAAGCCCGGATCGTTCATCTGAAGGAGGTACCAGCGGGGACCAGCATTGGCTACGGCCGGACCTACCGTACAACCAGGCCAGCCCGCATTGCCGTTTTGCCCATCGGTTATGTTGATGGCTACACGCTGGACCCGATTTTACGGCCTGATAGTTTTATTGATCTGCTTAAATTTCTAGCCAAGGATGTTTTACATTACCTGGGTTTTGCCAATCGGCATTTATCGGCGGAGGTCAACGGACGGCGGGTGCCGGTAGTGGGTAAGGTGGCCATGCAACTATGCATGTTGGAGTTCGGTCTTAACGAGCCAGTTCGGGTTGGAGACGTGGTCAGACTGATGGCCAGACGGACGACGATCAGCCCGCGTCTACCCAAGTTGTACGTGAAGGACGGCCGACCCTACAAGCTTAAGTACTGGCGAGGCGAGGAGTACTTGCTTAGCAGTAAAACGGAAGCGGTCGACGGACTGGAGACTTGA